tgaatttgaaaattttcattcccatAACGATATGAGCCCTCGCAGCGAATCTTCCATGTTCTAAGTTTCAATCACAGAAAATTTCGATCGCAATCAACCGTCCCGGAACATAAACCTTTCGTTATAATTTCGGACGAAGTCAAGGACACCCCAGATGTGTGTGCTTGAGAATGATCGGAATTTTTCCGATTGGTTTCGCTACGCGATCGATGTTTGtcttttcaaagttttcattccgaagaatcaCTTCAACGGCTCAGTCAGACTTCGGGATGATAGACTTAAAAAACAGCACGTTTCGATCGCGTTGCTTACCAATCGGAATCAAATTTTCGGATTCAAAACCattcggaataattccgatcagcACACTCCCCTTGGAAAAGGAACTGAATATGAGGGGGAGAGATGCCAAGGAGTATAAGTTATTATCCTTTCTTAAAGGAGTTAAATACAGAAACTAGACAAAGAAAACTAAGGAGATCAACTAAATACTTAGTGGTGCTTATGATTTTTCACTCAATGTCAGTACAGAACTGAGACCTACTCGTATCCCacggccaccaagtttttgtatatttctccCACTAGCAGACCAcctcgggaaggatagtatctAGAGAAAaaggaaacttggaattcatggtcacatgacGGGAAATTTAAGCAAAGTATCAAAGCAGGTATGATTAAGTACATATAAATATAGTGTACACATCAAggcaaacaatagaaaaaaagatTTCCATATATTTCAGCTTATACGCCGCTCCAAAACATTGGTCGCTGTGTGTGTCCTGTAGGCCAAAAGCATCGTGTGGATGCATACCTCAGCAAAAAGATTTGAAACGAGTGGATAAATAGTTTAGTTTAGAATCCTTTGAGTTTTCTTTTCACTTTGAGCGTGTGAAGAGGTGtgtctacccggcaggatgtacaATCGCAGAAATTGTGTGACGTGACGTGGAAAACGTTATTGAGAAATCGACGCAAAAAACAtgtcggacacaaccagaagtagcactaagGGTTTTGAGAGCATGGGATACACTTACGTACAAACTTTGGTTGAAATCTCCACTGCtgcatggaaatgcatagcgagcaggcaaacagacatcctcttttatatatgagagggtgagaagccaacggaTAGCAGCGATTTTtgttctaaacagagttaagtacagaaattagataaagaaaacaaactagatTAACGACATGTTTAGTAGTGAATTTgatattccactcgatgtcagcatagaacAGATTGAATTGAccaccatattttttaaaaataattcttctatctatttatatatatttttattcatttaaataattttcacatacagcTATGACgacaatttacagtgaaatttttaacaatgacatgaattagacacaacaCAGTAGCAATATAAAAACAACTATACTtcactctgttcagaaaaaaataaccatgCCCCTTAGTTTCTCAGCTCCTCATATATAAGCAGATAAATTTCTGTAAGTGTTTTTATAAAAgtaacttgtaccccttggcttctctccTCCAAACGTGTGCCATTCAAACGCTTGCGACTACGTCCGCGGTGAGATCTAAAACCACGTATCTAAACTAACATTCGGGTTGAATCATCACTGAGTGGGTGAATCTAAAGTTCGCCCCGGtgtccccctccctcttcccctgTGCCCCCGACTGTACCTCCCCCGCCCGCTTCGCCACCACTCCCTTCTGCTCTTGCCCCGCTTCCCCTGCGACTGCCACACCGCCGACTGCAGCTTCTCCTCGAACTCAACCCTCAGAGCCTCGCAGTCCTCCGCCACCCAGCTCTCGATGACTCTCCTCCTCTCCTGCCATTTCTCCTCTTCGCCCCGCGCCCCCGCCGACTCTCCGAGGTCCCCTTCCTCCTTGGAAGTCCCCGTACTCAGCGGCTCGACCCTCGACGTGCACTGTCTCAGGACCAGACTCCTCAGTTCCTGAAAATAAAGTTGTTCACTCGGATCCGAAACTCGTAGATCCTTttaacctcctcggtcctggcgtaaTGCATGGAGTTGAAATCAGGACCCAGGTTGGGCTAAGTATATTTAGAGCTTTTATCGTTAGCTTTTAGTACTCATCCGCTCAACATCAACTTGAAAATGAACATAATCTGAATAGGTAAAGGAGGTCGATTCAATGACCTTTTTGACATACCTTGTGTCGTTCAACCTTGGAATTAGTGAATCGACAATTAATCCTGTGGTTTCATATGATTTTAGAGGGGATCGATACTATGACTTTATGTCATATATTGTCTCGCTTACCccaaatatttgcattaattagTCAGTCGGGCAGTGATCGGGAAAGGGTTTTATAGTAGGAGGGTTGTTCAATAAGTCATTAGAATCTTGaagaaattgctctcttagtatcGAAAATTAATGTTAACTAGAAAGTAGCACTCGTGACTAGTCTGTTGCTAGAGTTTCAGCTGTATCGATCCAATAGTTTTATTGCTGTTgccgaatatttttcatttgttcatttgttttttaaaagtgGATAAAATTGAGTTATTTGCGGTAATCAAAACTTGGTTTTGAAAGGGCTAACGCCGAAAGATATAAAAACTAACTTGAATGAAGCTTATGAAAGATCTGCTCCTGCGttctaaaatatttccaattggGTAAATGAGTTATAATGTTggcatacattaaaaaaaatcaacactgTTCCGGACActctgtggaagtgtctaccccccaaatatgattgacaaaatccacgataAGGTTTTTAGTGCTGGACGAATCAAAATGCGCGATCTAGATGAGGCCTTAGGCATAACGCAATGCATAATTACTTTAACATTGCATGAAAACTTGGGTGTGAAAAAATATCGGCAAAATTGCTGCCAcgttttctcacattggagaataaacgcaatcatgtggtcaactcaaaggctgttttggcgcttttccttcgcaatcctgaagattttccgcatcaattcataaattttgatgaaatatagaTTCATTACTTCACCACAAAAAACAGgtaaacaatggaattttgaagatgaacgaGCTCCAGAGCTGCTGCGAAGATGTTGAAATGGGTCGGTCAAGTTATAGTtacgatattttggaatgtagGTGGAATTATATGCATCGATTAATTGggaaagggaaaaatgaaaacaggtgagtattatgcatcgtttttgGACCGGTTGATGGACAGAAAAGAAaagcgccctcatttgaagcaAAAAATGTCTACCTTCAAAAAGACAATGCACAGTTGGACAAATGTTCAAAGTCAATAgacaaaattatagaaataaagtttcaattattacaaaattcaccgcATTCACTAGATTTGGCATCCGGTGACTTTTTGTAAtttcattactttaaaaaatggctaTGTGGCCAAACGTTTACGGCTAAGGAAGAGGTCATCGCCCAaaccaatgcctattttgaggagttCCCGAAATTATATCCCGAAATTTTTGGACTgtttaaaatgcttggaaaaaagcttaaaaaattaattggctgAAAGAAgactgaaatgataaaaatataaaaatttactgactaataatttatttttatacctttatcTAAAGACTTATTGAGCGACCGTTCTAGCTCTCACCGTTTGCTCCCGCAGATGTCGTTCCATCTTCCTCAGCTCCTCTTCCTTCAGCCTCAActcttcctccttcctctttTCCCGCTCATCCATCTCCTTCCTTCTCCTCTGCTCCCACTCCCTCGCTTCCCTCTCCCTCTTGACAAACCCATCGTTGATCATGTCCCTCTTCCTCTCCAACGCCTTTTTCTCCTCGTCAATTTGCCGGTAGAGTTTCTCCTCGCGCACCTTCAGCTCCGCCTCCTTCCGCCGGACCTCCTCCTCCCTCTGTGCCGCGTACTCCGACACCTCCTTCCTCCACTTGTGCACCCACTCCATAGCATTCGCCTCCCTTAATAAAGGCGTAAACCGGCGTTTTTTGGAATTATTCCGATCTATTTTCAACCCGATCGGATTTCACCCCGACCGGTTTGCATACCAATCGATTTTCATCTCGATCGGTTTTCATTCTGATCGGTTACCATCCCGATTGGCTTCAATCCCGATCGGGCTTCACCCCGATCGGCTTTCGTCCCGATAGATTTTCATCCCGATCGGTTTTTATCctgatcggttttcattccgatcGATTTTCATCCCGATCGGTAATCATTCAGAACGGTTGATTCTGTTTGGTTAACAACGGAATTTACTCTTCTTGACAATAATGagaaagttctaagaagagttggagaaaagagaagtcttctaaaactttaaggagaagacgggacaacttggttggccaaattatgagacaggatggcctaatgaaaacaatcgtaggaaaGATGGACTGGAAAGGCAAGTGACGGCCcaaaatgagttacaaaggaGAGGAtatgaaggatttaaaagagagGAATCTCGTCGCTATCAAAAGGCTAGTTGATTGGAGGacggaatgaagagctgcgtcaaaccaatcttgggattgttgactcatgatgatgataaGATTTTCATTCTTACGACAATATGAGTCCTCGCAGTGAGTCTTCGGagtacaatgaattaaaaaaatgaatgttttctgTTTTGTATAGGTCAACATCGTTCACAGCATCTTCCTTTTTCAGTTATGTACCACATCCCTACAaacttacaataagttagttattttttatttgaccatcaAAACATTTaccagaaataatttatatggcaaaacaacgtttgccgggCGAGCCGGGTATATCTACACATAATGTTACAAATCTGAGTAATCCCGCTTACCTCCTCTCCCTCTCCTGTTCTTCCTTTTCGAGGCGCCATTTCCTCTCGTCACGGTCCTCTGCCTCCCGTTTGCCCAGACGGCTGGCCCACGCCTCCACGTCCTGGTAACAGCGCTCCCTCAGGCTCTCCTCCGCCTTCCTcacttccctctctctcctgtTCAAATCCTGCAGCCACACCAGCCCATCCGGCGAGTCACCCCGGAAGAGTTCCAAGGTCCCATCCCGAGCCATCTAAGCTCTTTGATCTGAGATCCCCAAAGCAGAAACAGGGAGTTACCTGATTTAGTGTTTTCCCGAGGGTGATACCGGTGAATTCCTCTCAGGTTTTACACCGCGAGGGATGCTTGCAGGCAGAACCCTGAGGATGATGCAGCCATAGAAATATCGGTTAACAAGCCACTCACCAGGTGaaaaaaacccgagaagatttctcCAGGGACACAGAGTTGCATGATTTGATTCTTTCCCAGCGTATTACACTGTTGAaatattttcgggttttccaccgggtaagttTCTTGAAGGATGGGAGCCTTATTCAGGGCCTCAGGGCATGATAGTAGAGGTGTCCATCGAAACTTCAGCCCAGAAGAaactcaaccggtggaaaactcgaggAGATTTCTCCGTTTCACCGATTTCATGTTAGGAGGACGGATGattcacaaacaaaacatcaaactattcacataACCAAAGTTTCTgtctattattatcatcatcatcataaaataCTTGCAGTTCAATCCATTTCAATTAAtctgattaatattacttatagactcGTGTAAGGAGTAgtaaaatatccctgagaaagccactaaactcaccattttcaaccaattATCTTAATAGTTTTCTGGGAGAGGGCACCCTCACTACCTGTTTACCTTGGTgcatattccataccccccagtatttagttgcgtctaaaacccccctcggctcaattcctagctgcgccctgcCCGTGATAATCAGTCTCCTTCAACAAAGAGGTCAATTAATCTTCCTTCTCCCTCACTCCGGACGATATATCCGAAATGGATAAGGTCTTATCTTCCTCACCAACACCCAAATTCGATCCGGTGATGTTCGTTAGCAACACTACCATATCGACGGCTAGCATTGATTGCCATAAGAGCTCTTAAACCATCTAATAGACAGCATGCCATGCCACTGCAAAGTATTCTCTGTCGTTAGGGGTAAACATACACCCTATTAACAGTATATTTTGTCCTGGAAGACAGTCAAGTTTTGTTAGTTTTTGTCAAAGGTGTAATTTAGGATTCAGAACCTTTCTGACACTGCTTTTGTGGACAAGTTGAGTGACATATGGCGTGTAATTCAATTTCCGTTTGTTCAGCAAACCATCTGACATTCCCATCCGGCAGTT
The DNA window shown above is from Ischnura elegans chromosome 4, ioIscEleg1.1, whole genome shotgun sequence and carries:
- the LOC124158131 gene encoding trichohyalin-like, with the translated sequence MARDGTLELFRGDSPDGLVWLQDLNRREREVRKAEESLRERCYQDVEAWASRLGKREAEDRDERKWRLEKEEQERERREANAMEWVHKWRKEVSEYAAQREEEVRRKEAELKVREEKLYRQIDEEKKALERKRDMINDGFVKREREAREWEQRRRKEMDEREKRKEEELRLKEEELRKMERHLREQTELRSLVLRQCTSRVEPLSTGTSKEEGDLGESAGARGEEEKWQERRRVIESWVAEDCEALRVEFEEKLQSAVWQSQGKRGKSRREWWRSGRGRYSRGHRGRGRGTPGRTLDSPTQ